The following coding sequences are from one Thermoplasmata archaeon window:
- a CDS encoding TOBE domain-containing protein has protein sequence MMERWLAPMDVRLLAQLSTTPNVVRASRSLGIPRDRAVYRLARLRRLYGGPVVRARRGGSTPGETRLTALGRRLLRDASDARPDSRINRFSGIYRGGRSPKVDLGHGRQLEVSFRGREGAPVEVVVDPGSIVVALRPVELSARNALPVTVQSTKSHGAQNAELRALWRGLVVRVGITPGSIRRLALDRGARVYLYVKAVSVRRVATRGSPRS, from the coding sequence ATGATGGAGCGTTGGCTGGCTCCGATGGACGTCCGCTTGCTCGCGCAACTGTCGACCACTCCCAACGTGGTCCGCGCCTCCCGCTCGCTCGGGATCCCCCGAGATCGAGCGGTCTATCGGCTCGCCCGGCTGCGTCGCCTCTATGGAGGCCCCGTCGTGCGCGCGCGCCGCGGGGGTTCGACACCAGGAGAGACCCGGCTCACGGCGCTCGGACGACGACTGCTGCGCGACGCGAGCGACGCGCGGCCCGATTCCCGTATCAACCGGTTCTCCGGGATCTACCGCGGAGGTCGATCTCCGAAGGTCGATCTCGGCCATGGACGGCAGCTCGAGGTTTCCTTCCGAGGGCGCGAAGGAGCGCCCGTGGAGGTCGTTGTGGACCCGGGCTCGATCGTCGTCGCTCTTCGCCCGGTCGAATTGAGCGCTCGCAATGCCCTCCCCGTCACGGTCCAATCCACGAAGTCGCACGGCGCCCAGAACGCGGAGCTCCGAGCCCTCTGGAGAGGGCTCGTCGTGCGGGTAGGGATCACGCCGGGTTCGATCCGCCGGCTCGCGCTGGACCGCGGCGCACGGGTGTACCTCTACGTGAAGGCCGTGTCCGTTCGCCGCGTCGCTACTCGCGGATCCCCTCGCTCGTGA
- the radA gene encoding DNA repair and recombination protein RadA: protein MARAAPPAEPAVPEKTEIALEDLPGVGTTTADKLREAGYTDLMELAVASPGDIAEAADIGLTIAQKIIGEARRKADVGGFELGTQVLERRKKLGRITLNAKALDELLGGGVETQAITEFAGEFGTGKTQIAHQIAVDVQLPVAQGGLLGETVYIDTESTFRPERIIDMSKAVGLDPQEALTKIHVARAFNSSHQMLLVQKAQELARQRPVRLLVVDSLTAHFRSEYAGRGELAPRQQLLNKHLHELLRFADTYNAAVVVTNQVMARPDILFGDPTRPIGGNIVAHASTYRLYLRKSKPPKRIARLIDSPNLPEGEAVYSLTSEGIRE, encoded by the coding sequence ATCGCTCGTGCAGCCCCACCGGCGGAGCCGGCCGTTCCCGAGAAGACCGAGATCGCGCTCGAGGACCTCCCCGGCGTCGGCACAACGACGGCCGACAAGCTCCGAGAGGCCGGCTACACCGACCTCATGGAGCTGGCGGTCGCCTCCCCCGGGGACATCGCGGAAGCCGCGGACATCGGACTGACCATCGCCCAGAAGATCATCGGCGAGGCGCGCCGGAAGGCCGACGTCGGCGGGTTTGAGCTCGGGACCCAAGTCCTCGAGCGACGCAAGAAACTGGGGCGGATCACGCTCAACGCGAAGGCGCTGGACGAACTCCTGGGCGGCGGCGTCGAGACCCAGGCGATCACGGAGTTCGCGGGCGAGTTCGGCACTGGGAAGACCCAGATAGCCCACCAGATCGCCGTGGACGTCCAACTACCCGTCGCCCAGGGAGGGCTACTCGGCGAGACGGTCTACATCGACACCGAGAGCACGTTCCGTCCCGAGCGGATCATCGACATGTCGAAGGCCGTCGGCCTCGACCCGCAGGAGGCGCTCACCAAGATTCACGTCGCCCGGGCGTTCAACTCGAGCCACCAGATGCTCCTCGTCCAGAAAGCCCAGGAGCTCGCACGGCAGAGGCCGGTCCGGCTCCTCGTGGTCGACTCCCTCACCGCGCACTTCCGGTCCGAGTACGCCGGACGGGGCGAGCTCGCCCCCCGGCAGCAGCTCCTGAACAAGCACCTCCATGAGCTCCTGCGCTTCGCCGACACGTACAACGCCGCGGTCGTGGTCACGAACCAGGTCATGGCGCGCCCCGACATCCTCTTCGGCGACCCGACCCGCCCGATCGGAGGGAACATCGTGGCGCACGCCTCCACCTACCGGCTCTACCTGCGCAAATCCAAGCCCCCGAAGCGCATCGCGCGCCTCATCGACTCGCCGAACCTCCCCGAGGGGGAGGCGGTCTACTCGCTCACGAGCGAGGGGATCCGCGAGTAG
- a CDS encoding phosphoribosylaminoimidazolesuccinocarboxamide synthase, whose translation MSKSPPPSRSGEPQYLRRGKVKEVYSVSPTELEFRFTNDISVFDKHIPSEIPHKGETLNRTAAFWFESCRTHKIPNHFLRLSGPTSMRVKRVQVVPQPRSLGPHPKNYLIPLELIVRYYIAGSMWDRVRSGKVRPEELGFPAGKHLQFADPLPEPHFEVTTKLEPIDRLLTIEEALELSALDRRQMDELKETILKIDGAMQREIAPRGLLHVDGKKEFGVDADGALMVVDTFGTADEDRFWDRDAFERGRQVDFSKEFVRQHYRSTGYYDRLMAARQAGGPEPEIPPLPPLLVDEVSRLYTTVYQRLTGQPFTPSA comes from the coding sequence ATGTCCAAGAGCCCGCCGCCGTCGAGGTCGGGCGAGCCCCAGTACTTGCGTCGAGGCAAGGTCAAGGAGGTCTACTCCGTCTCCCCCACCGAGCTCGAGTTCCGCTTCACCAACGACATCTCCGTCTTCGACAAGCACATCCCGAGCGAGATCCCCCACAAGGGAGAGACGCTGAACCGGACGGCCGCGTTCTGGTTCGAGAGCTGCCGAACGCACAAGATTCCCAACCACTTCCTGCGCCTCTCGGGCCCGACCTCGATGCGTGTCAAGCGCGTCCAGGTCGTTCCGCAACCGAGGTCGCTCGGACCGCACCCGAAGAACTACCTCATCCCGCTCGAGCTGATCGTACGGTACTACATCGCCGGGTCGATGTGGGACCGGGTGCGCTCCGGCAAGGTCAGGCCCGAGGAACTCGGATTCCCCGCGGGCAAGCACCTGCAGTTCGCCGACCCGCTCCCCGAGCCCCACTTCGAGGTGACGACCAAGCTTGAGCCGATCGATCGTCTCTTGACGATCGAGGAGGCCCTCGAGCTCTCGGCGCTCGACCGGCGGCAGATGGACGAACTGAAGGAGACGATCCTGAAGATCGACGGCGCGATGCAGCGGGAGATCGCCCCGCGCGGCCTGTTGCACGTCGATGGAAAGAAGGAGTTCGGGGTCGACGCGGATGGAGCGTTGATGGTCGTCGACACCTTCGGGACCGCGGACGAGGACCGATTCTGGGACCGAGACGCGTTCGAGCGGGGCCGGCAGGTCGATTTCTCCAAGGAGTTCGTTCGCCAACACTACCGCTCGACGGGATACTACGATCGCCTAATGGCCGCTCGACAGGCCGGGGGACCCGAGCCGGAGATCCCGCCGCTGCCTCCGCTCCTGGTCGATGAGGTCAGTCGCCTGTACACCACCGTGTACCAGCGACTGACCGGCCAGCCGTTCACCCCCTCCGCCTGA
- a CDS encoding N-acetyltransferase, with translation MTTPKGKTEAERPNPNATTTGPSVPIHLRPARASDIAQLVPLILRLKRLNEEFDPLLKVRPDAEERAIEILKRDISDPEALVLAAEGVGTDKDKVVGVVRARVRDRPFYSPEKEGVILDIYLLPLYRRRGVGEYLLQELSAALKAKGAGVLTAEFPVQNEIAIRFYTKQGFRPITTLHGRMM, from the coding sequence ATGACGACGCCCAAGGGGAAAACTGAAGCCGAGCGACCGAACCCGAACGCGACCACGACCGGACCCAGCGTTCCGATCCACTTGCGGCCCGCGCGCGCGAGCGATATCGCGCAGCTCGTCCCTCTCATCCTCCGGCTCAAGCGGTTGAACGAGGAGTTCGACCCGTTGCTCAAGGTGCGTCCGGACGCGGAGGAGCGGGCCATCGAGATCCTGAAGCGCGACATCTCCGACCCGGAAGCGCTCGTTCTCGCCGCCGAAGGAGTCGGAACGGACAAGGACAAGGTCGTCGGGGTCGTTCGCGCCCGGGTCCGGGATCGGCCTTTCTACTCCCCGGAGAAGGAGGGCGTCATCCTCGACATCTACCTCCTCCCGCTCTACCGACGCCGGGGGGTGGGAGAATACCTTCTCCAAGAGCTCTCGGCGGCGCTGAAGGCCAAAGGGGCCGGGGTGCTCACGGCGGAGTTCCCCGTCCAGAACGAGATCGCGATCCGTTTCTACACGAAGCAGGGGTTCCGCCCGATCACCACCCTGCACGGCCGCATGATGTGA
- a CDS encoding NADP-dependent malic enzyme, whose protein sequence is MVQAAMPPSDPGTGRKSRKRASEEAIERTATERTDALGARALRLAEYYHGKIETVPRVPVRSLADFSLWYTPGIAAVSRAIAADPDRSFDLTGRGNTIAIVTDGSRVLGLGDIGPRAALPVMEGKALLFKYLGGVDAIPLPIFVESDAAFIETVERIAPAFGGINLEDIASPKCFRILEELQKRLPIPVWHDDQLGTAAATIAGFLNAIELTGRNVRSMRTVLLGAGAANIATARLLLAFGHDPHRLTLVDHKGILDAERRDVDELMVRNRWKYRLALQTDGGDRRGGLVEAVEGADALLAASTPTPDTVKPEHIRAMASGPIVFALANPDPEIWPDIAKAAGAAVVATGRSDFPNQVNNSLIFPAVFRGILDARARSIPDQVVLAAAKELARHANDAGLTVDHILPTMEETEFSPHVAAAVAEEAVRLGIAGRPRTRAEFYRIAQEIMRRPPKLARELARSGVTLPMPDEKSPRRKKR, encoded by the coding sequence ATGGTGCAGGCCGCGATGCCACCGTCTGATCCCGGGACGGGCCGCAAGAGCCGCAAGCGGGCTTCGGAGGAAGCCATCGAGCGCACGGCGACGGAGCGGACCGACGCGCTCGGAGCGCGCGCGCTGCGCCTCGCGGAGTACTATCACGGGAAGATCGAGACGGTCCCGCGCGTCCCGGTGCGCTCCCTCGCGGACTTCTCCCTATGGTACACCCCGGGGATTGCCGCGGTCTCCCGTGCGATCGCCGCAGATCCGGACCGCTCCTTCGACCTGACGGGCCGCGGGAACACCATTGCGATCGTGACGGACGGGAGCCGCGTGCTCGGCCTCGGGGACATCGGTCCGCGCGCCGCCCTTCCGGTCATGGAGGGCAAGGCCCTTCTGTTCAAGTATCTCGGCGGGGTCGATGCGATCCCGCTGCCCATCTTCGTCGAGTCGGACGCCGCGTTCATCGAGACGGTCGAGCGCATCGCACCGGCGTTCGGCGGCATCAATCTGGAGGACATCGCGTCCCCGAAATGCTTCCGCATCCTGGAGGAGTTGCAGAAGCGCCTCCCCATCCCCGTGTGGCACGACGACCAGTTAGGAACGGCCGCGGCCACGATCGCCGGGTTCCTGAACGCCATCGAGCTGACCGGCCGCAACGTCCGCTCGATGCGCACCGTGCTCCTCGGGGCCGGCGCGGCGAACATCGCCACCGCGCGACTCCTCCTCGCCTTCGGCCACGATCCGCACCGTCTGACGCTGGTCGACCACAAAGGAATCCTCGACGCCGAGCGTCGGGACGTGGACGAGCTCATGGTCCGTAACCGGTGGAAGTACCGGCTCGCCCTGCAAACCGATGGAGGTGACCGTCGAGGCGGCCTCGTCGAGGCGGTGGAGGGGGCCGATGCGCTGCTCGCGGCCTCGACGCCCACTCCGGACACTGTCAAGCCCGAGCACATCCGCGCGATGGCCTCCGGGCCGATCGTCTTCGCGCTCGCGAACCCCGACCCGGAGATCTGGCCGGACATCGCGAAGGCCGCCGGCGCCGCGGTGGTCGCTACGGGCCGCAGCGATTTTCCCAACCAGGTCAACAATTCGCTCATCTTCCCGGCGGTGTTCCGAGGCATCCTGGACGCCCGAGCCCGTTCGATTCCCGACCAGGTGGTCCTCGCTGCGGCCAAGGAGCTCGCCCGCCACGCCAACGATGCGGGCCTCACGGTCGATCACATCCTTCCCACGATGGAGGAGACGGAGTTCTCTCCGCACGTGGCCGCCGCGGTTGCGGAGGAGGCGGTGCGTCTCGGGATCGCCGGGCGTCCCCGCACGCGCGCGGAGTTCTACCGGATCGCCCAGGAAATCATGCGGCGCCCCCCAAAACTCGCCCGCGAACTGGCGCGCTCGGGGGTCACGCTGCCGATGCCCGATGAAAAGAGCCCACGGAGAAAGAAACGATGA
- a CDS encoding MBL fold metallo-hydrolase — MPSSPNPLPHPFFRPAREGAVPLIGPKELSDLLEGPEPPLMLDVRSDAERRWVHLPDDRHVPIHLLPREATALPHDRPIVTYDHFGPDARRAAELLRSRGFDSAAALEGGIDEYARIVDPSLPRYREGEGERGLLLQQLPRPDTGCLAYFLGDPVAREAVLIDPGVDTDPYLEALRGGAWHLAAIVETHTHADHLAGHSSLHLATDAPIYVSRRSPAQYPHRTLSEGEAIDFGSEELRILETPGHTLDHLTLRVRDSAFVGDTLLIGTCGRTDLGDGSPEMLWDSLTGKLMRLPDEVEVYPAHFGPCHSLPARYVSTIGFERATNEALNQPSREAFVRYMTEGWPPKPTDFEQIVRANLEG; from the coding sequence GTGCCCTCTTCCCCCAACCCGCTCCCACATCCGTTCTTCCGGCCCGCGCGGGAAGGTGCGGTTCCCCTCATCGGACCGAAGGAGCTGAGCGATCTGCTCGAAGGGCCCGAGCCTCCCTTGATGCTCGATGTCCGTTCCGATGCCGAGCGTCGGTGGGTCCACCTACCGGACGATCGCCACGTTCCGATCCATCTGCTCCCGAGAGAGGCCACGGCGTTACCCCACGACCGGCCGATCGTGACCTACGACCATTTCGGCCCCGACGCTCGTCGGGCGGCTGAACTTCTTCGATCGAGGGGCTTCGATTCCGCTGCGGCGCTCGAGGGCGGGATCGACGAGTACGCACGCATCGTCGATCCATCGCTCCCCCGGTACCGGGAAGGTGAAGGCGAGCGCGGACTCCTCCTCCAACAGCTACCCCGCCCCGACACCGGGTGCCTCGCGTACTTCCTAGGAGATCCGGTCGCTCGCGAGGCGGTCCTCATCGATCCGGGGGTCGACACGGATCCGTACCTCGAAGCGCTGCGCGGTGGAGCCTGGCACCTCGCCGCGATCGTCGAGACCCACACGCACGCCGATCACCTCGCCGGTCACTCGTCCCTGCATCTCGCGACCGATGCGCCGATCTACGTCAGCCGCCGCTCTCCCGCCCAGTACCCGCACCGCACCCTTTCGGAAGGGGAGGCGATCGACTTCGGTTCGGAGGAGCTCCGGATCCTCGAGACCCCGGGTCACACGCTCGATCATCTCACGCTGAGGGTCCGGGATTCGGCATTCGTGGGCGATACCCTCCTCATCGGCACCTGCGGCCGCACGGACCTAGGCGACGGTTCGCCGGAGATGCTCTGGGACAGCCTCACCGGCAAGCTGATGCGCCTCCCGGACGAAGTCGAGGTGTACCCGGCCCATTTTGGGCCTTGCCACTCGCTCCCCGCGCGTTACGTCTCCACGATCGGGTTCGAGCGCGCGACCAACGAGGCGCTAAACCAGCCCTCGCGGGAGGCGTTCGTTCGGTACATGACCGAAGGATGGCCCCCGAAACCGACCGACTTCGAACAGATCGTTCGTGCGAACCTCGAGGGTTGA
- a CDS encoding class I SAM-dependent methyltransferase yields the protein MTKSTRMYDELASYYDRIYSEARYGSEARRVRAIVRRFGPPRARTLLDVACGTGGHLQYFQRWYDGQGIDASASMIRLARRRLPRVPFTRGRMESFDLAKEFDVITCLFSAIGYVRTLPALEATLRNFARHLRPGGVVIIEPWLAPEEYRVGHSHLITHNTPELRLARMSVGERRGNESIIEFHFLIATPGGPVRYLRDSHVMGLFTVPDTLERMRRAGLRARHFRTGLGTGHDRGLFVGVRPAEPSKPSSPRVRNRSRSRSQRS from the coding sequence ATGACGAAGTCGACCCGAATGTACGACGAGCTCGCGAGCTACTACGATCGGATATACTCGGAAGCTCGCTACGGGAGCGAGGCGCGCCGGGTCCGCGCCATCGTCCGACGGTTCGGTCCTCCGCGTGCCCGAACGCTGCTCGACGTAGCGTGCGGCACGGGGGGTCACCTCCAGTACTTCCAGCGATGGTACGACGGTCAAGGGATCGACGCGAGCGCCTCGATGATTCGGCTCGCTCGACGACGTCTCCCCCGAGTTCCCTTCACGCGGGGTCGAATGGAGTCCTTCGATCTCGCCAAGGAATTCGATGTGATCACGTGCTTGTTCAGCGCGATCGGATACGTACGTACGCTTCCCGCGCTCGAAGCAACGTTGCGGAACTTTGCCCGCCACTTGCGGCCCGGCGGGGTCGTGATCATCGAGCCGTGGCTCGCGCCGGAAGAGTACCGGGTGGGCCACTCCCACCTGATCACCCACAACACACCGGAGCTGCGCCTCGCCCGCATGAGCGTCGGCGAACGGCGCGGAAACGAGTCGATCATCGAGTTTCACTTCCTTATCGCGACGCCGGGAGGACCGGTTCGATACCTGCGGGATTCGCACGTCATGGGGCTGTTCACCGTTCCCGACACCTTGGAACGCATGCGCCGTGCGGGGCTGCGGGCCCGCCACTTCCGCACGGGGCTCGGCACCGGCCATGACCGAGGACTGTTCGTCGGGGTTCGACCGGCCGAGCCGTCGAAACCATCCTCCCCGCGGGTACGGAACCGAAGCCGTTCGAGGAGCCAGAGGTCCTAA
- the map gene encoding type II methionyl aminopeptidase, which yields MARYPEDVDRWREAGRISARARAVGVRALRPGRSRREVAEVIEASIRGDGALPAFPANLSRNFEAAHYTPSPNDDLAFEAGDLVKVDVGAHLDGAISDTAETVEVGGTHQYENLVRATQDAVRAGIAQVRAGVAIDEISRAIESAIHARGFKPVSNLTGHTIQRYLLHAGKSIPNVSGATGETLEEGEIVAIEPFATNGAGSIENGSFGHIVRFRRDPGAGDPELSALFQRFRTLPFTARWVTDAAQRTALAQGRRFLQTYPVFVESGGGWVSQAEHTVLVGPTSAEVLTELRE from the coding sequence ATGGCCCGCTATCCCGAAGACGTCGATCGGTGGCGGGAGGCCGGCCGCATCTCGGCACGTGCCCGCGCCGTTGGGGTACGCGCCTTGCGGCCCGGCCGCTCACGCCGCGAGGTCGCCGAGGTGATCGAGGCGTCGATCCGCGGGGACGGTGCCCTCCCGGCGTTCCCCGCGAATCTGTCTCGCAACTTCGAGGCCGCGCACTACACTCCGAGCCCGAACGACGACCTCGCCTTCGAGGCCGGGGACCTGGTGAAGGTGGACGTCGGGGCCCACCTCGACGGCGCCATCTCGGACACGGCGGAGACCGTCGAGGTCGGCGGGACCCATCAGTACGAGAACCTCGTTCGCGCGACCCAGGACGCCGTGCGCGCCGGGATCGCCCAGGTCCGAGCCGGGGTCGCGATCGACGAGATCAGCCGTGCGATCGAGTCGGCGATCCACGCGCGGGGGTTCAAGCCGGTCTCCAACCTCACGGGGCACACGATCCAGCGATATCTCCTCCACGCGGGCAAATCGATCCCCAACGTGAGCGGAGCGACCGGTGAGACGCTCGAGGAGGGGGAGATCGTGGCGATCGAGCCGTTCGCCACGAACGGAGCCGGATCGATCGAGAACGGCTCGTTCGGTCACATCGTGCGCTTCCGACGGGATCCCGGAGCGGGCGACCCGGAGCTCTCGGCCCTCTTTCAGCGGTTCCGAACGCTCCCGTTCACGGCGCGCTGGGTCACCGATGCGGCGCAGCGCACCGCCCTCGCCCAAGGTCGTCGGTTCCTCCAGACGTATCCGGTGTTCGTCGAGAGTGGGGGCGGCTGGGTCTCCCAGGCGGAGCATACCGTGCTGGTGGGCCCGACCTCGGCCGAGGTCCTCACGGAGCTCAGAGAGTGA
- a CDS encoding L-threonylcarbamoyladenylate synthase — translation MTDPIPRAVRALRAGGIVGYPTDTLYGLAVPATNLAAVESLVRAKGRATGQPISVAFSSFEELEPYSELSEEGRSFVRTHLPGPYTILAPPSARARREFAPAIAGGASMGIRIPDHPLARSLAEHAGPITATSANRHGERPARTASEARRIFGDEVAMYLPSDPAPSGAPSTLVDLTRGVPAIRERK, via the coding sequence ATGACCGATCCGATCCCACGGGCCGTGCGGGCTCTTCGAGCCGGCGGCATCGTCGGCTACCCGACCGACACCCTCTACGGCCTCGCGGTGCCGGCGACCAATCTCGCAGCGGTCGAGTCGCTCGTGCGCGCGAAGGGCCGCGCCACCGGTCAGCCGATCTCGGTCGCGTTCTCCTCCTTCGAGGAGCTCGAGCCGTACTCCGAGCTCTCGGAAGAAGGTCGGTCGTTCGTGCGCACCCACCTTCCCGGGCCGTACACCATCCTCGCCCCGCCCTCCGCGCGCGCGCGGCGGGAGTTCGCGCCGGCGATCGCCGGGGGAGCCTCGATGGGAATCCGGATCCCGGACCATCCGCTCGCCCGATCGCTCGCCGAGCACGCCGGACCGATCACGGCGACGTCCGCGAACCGCCACGGGGAGCGCCCGGCACGGACCGCGAGCGAGGCTCGTCGCATCTTTGGCGATGAGGTGGCGATGTACCTTCCTTCCGATCCCGCTCCCTCCGGGGCCCCCTCGACGCTGGTCGATCTGACCCGGGGAGTTCCAGCGATCCGCGAACGGAAGTGA
- the ndk gene encoding nucleoside-diphosphate kinase, whose amino-acid sequence MAEGSIERTLVLVKPDGVRRGLVGEIVGRLERKGLKLIAARLVRVTPELADRHYAEHKGKPFFPGLVAHITSAPVFAMAVEGRSAIGAVRLLIGATNPQTAAPGTVRGDLALAMTSNLIHASDSPESAARELALYFTERDYLSYERVGVEYQ is encoded by the coding sequence ATGGCAGAAGGTTCGATCGAGCGCACGCTCGTTCTCGTGAAGCCCGATGGGGTGCGCCGGGGACTGGTGGGGGAGATCGTCGGTCGGCTCGAACGCAAGGGACTAAAGTTGATCGCCGCGCGCCTCGTGCGAGTGACTCCCGAGCTCGCCGACCGCCACTACGCCGAGCACAAGGGCAAGCCGTTCTTCCCGGGCCTCGTGGCCCACATCACCTCGGCGCCGGTCTTCGCGATGGCGGTCGAAGGCCGCTCGGCGATCGGGGCCGTCCGCCTGCTCATCGGCGCCACCAACCCTCAAACCGCGGCCCCGGGAACGGTGCGGGGCGACCTCGCTCTGGCCATGACGTCGAACTTGATCCATGCCTCCGATTCTCCGGAGTCGGCTGCGCGGGAGCTCGCGTTGTACTTCACGGAGAGAGACTATCTCAGCTACGAGCGCGTCGGCGTGGAGTACCAGTAG
- a CDS encoding class I SAM-dependent methyltransferase — protein MVDGRIPDRRTHRAVRGFDRSAPTYERGRPDYPAEVIELLARVLHLGPGQTIVELGSGTGKFTRALRPLRAALVPVEPTRGMREEFARRIPDLPVLDGTAEAIPVPDGFADAVLVAQAFHWFRARVALREIARVLRPGGGLGLVWNMRDERVPWMREFTQILEDYNWGVPRTRQRRWRPAFERGGIPFGPLHHRTFHHIQWVHIPGVVARALSVSMIAVQPVAEQRKVARRIRELLASDPMTRGRRLIDIPYRTEVYWCHRTEARPRSHAARTSHPYR, from the coding sequence ATGGTGGACGGCAGGATCCCCGATCGACGCACCCACCGCGCGGTCCGCGGCTTCGATCGTTCCGCACCCACGTACGAGCGAGGGCGTCCGGACTATCCTGCCGAGGTGATCGAACTCCTCGCCCGCGTCCTCCACCTTGGGCCGGGACAGACGATCGTCGAGCTCGGGAGCGGGACCGGGAAGTTCACTCGCGCCTTGCGGCCCCTCCGGGCCGCGCTCGTCCCGGTGGAACCTACGCGCGGAATGCGGGAGGAGTTCGCCCGCCGTATCCCGGACCTGCCCGTGTTGGACGGCACCGCCGAGGCAATCCCGGTCCCGGACGGCTTCGCCGACGCGGTCCTCGTCGCCCAGGCGTTCCACTGGTTCCGGGCCCGCGTCGCACTCCGCGAGATCGCGCGGGTTCTGCGGCCCGGAGGCGGCCTCGGTCTGGTCTGGAACATGCGCGATGAGCGCGTGCCGTGGATGCGGGAGTTCACGCAGATCCTAGAAGATTACAACTGGGGCGTTCCCCGCACCCGACAACGGCGCTGGCGTCCGGCCTTCGAGCGGGGTGGGATCCCGTTCGGACCGTTGCACCATCGGACCTTCCACCATATTCAATGGGTCCACATCCCCGGGGTCGTCGCGCGTGCCCTCTCCGTGAGCATGATCGCGGTCCAGCCGGTCGCCGAGCAACGCAAGGTCGCCCGCCGCATCCGCGAACTCCTCGCTTCCGATCCCATGACCCGAGGCCGGCGGCTGATCGACATCCCGTACCGTACCGAGGTGTACTGGTGCCACCGCACCGAAGCCCGTCCCCGGAGTCACGCGGCGCGCACGTCGCACCCGTACCGGTAA
- a CDS encoding PD-(D/E)XK nuclease family protein has translation MVASLTITLLLGLAVVGVTALVASVRSLHRRARDRVHGELIAVDDGRRRNAPLISHRYRLVGRPDSLRRTRDGRIVPIEIKSRTSPPNGPPLSHVVQVWAYCLLVEETTDVPVPYGVLRYSDGGEFRIDWGEDQRQRLLALRREVALPYDGRARPSPRRCAGCRYRYGCDVRAA, from the coding sequence ATGGTCGCTTCGCTGACGATCACCCTCCTTCTCGGGCTCGCCGTGGTCGGGGTGACGGCGCTCGTAGCCAGCGTCCGTTCGCTCCATCGACGCGCCCGGGATCGGGTCCACGGGGAGTTGATCGCGGTGGATGACGGACGGCGAAGGAACGCCCCGTTGATCTCGCATCGCTACCGCCTCGTCGGGCGTCCGGATTCCTTGCGCCGGACCCGGGACGGTCGGATCGTACCGATCGAGATCAAGAGCCGCACAAGCCCGCCGAACGGTCCGCCGCTCTCTCACGTCGTCCAGGTCTGGGCGTACTGCCTCCTGGTCGAGGAGACGACCGACGTGCCCGTGCCGTACGGGGTGCTCCGATACTCCGACGGAGGAGAGTTCCGGATCGATTGGGGAGAGGACCAACGGCAGCGGCTCCTCGCGCTGCGACGCGAGGTCGCGCTCCCGTACGACGGTCGAGCGCGCCCATCGCCCCGCCGTTGTGCCGGGTGCCGTTACCGGTACGGGTGCGACGTGCGCGCCGCGTGA